In Rhodococcus sp. OK302, one genomic interval encodes:
- a CDS encoding Mur ligase family protein — protein MGTGLTITARGKLALRAAAAASWASQKAGRGKGSMIGGLIALKIDPTLMTQLGRGKRTVVVTGTNGKSTTTRMTAAALATVGEVATQADGANMDAGIVAALATRLNAPIAVLEVDELHVPHVADAVNPEVIVLLNLSRDQLDRVGEINMIERRLRACVDAHPNAVIIANCDDVLITSIAYDAPNVVWVAAGGGWAGDSVSCPRTGEPIVWEGKHWRSTGSDFARPEPSWWLDDNNLYGPDGLTIPMTLTLPGKANRGNAAQAVAAAVTLGADAADAVAAASTVQEVAGRYSTVQVGAHSVHMLLAKNPAGWQEALSMIDPSVDGLVIAVNGQVPDGEDLSWLWDVKFEHFEGVKVIAAGERGTDLAVRLTYAGVEHTLDPDPLRAIASCPPGRVEVLANYTAFRDLNTAIAKETRDV, from the coding sequence GTGGGAACTGGACTAACGATCACGGCGCGCGGAAAGCTCGCCCTGCGCGCTGCCGCAGCAGCATCCTGGGCATCGCAGAAAGCCGGCCGAGGCAAAGGGTCGATGATCGGCGGGCTGATAGCCCTCAAGATCGACCCGACGCTCATGACACAGCTCGGACGCGGAAAACGCACCGTCGTAGTCACCGGAACCAACGGCAAGTCCACGACGACGCGCATGACCGCAGCGGCTCTCGCCACCGTCGGCGAGGTGGCGACGCAAGCGGACGGTGCCAACATGGACGCCGGCATCGTCGCAGCCCTGGCAACCCGCTTGAACGCTCCCATCGCCGTGCTGGAAGTTGACGAACTGCACGTCCCTCACGTTGCCGACGCCGTGAACCCCGAAGTGATCGTGCTGCTGAACCTGAGCCGCGATCAGCTCGACCGAGTCGGCGAGATCAACATGATCGAACGCAGGTTGCGGGCATGCGTTGATGCGCACCCGAATGCGGTCATCATCGCGAACTGCGACGACGTATTGATCACGTCGATTGCCTACGACGCACCCAATGTCGTGTGGGTTGCCGCCGGCGGCGGCTGGGCCGGAGATTCGGTCAGCTGCCCGCGCACCGGCGAGCCCATCGTGTGGGAGGGAAAGCACTGGCGCAGTACGGGTTCGGACTTCGCGCGGCCTGAGCCGTCATGGTGGCTCGACGACAACAACCTGTACGGCCCGGACGGCCTGACCATCCCGATGACACTGACTCTGCCCGGAAAAGCCAACCGCGGCAACGCCGCTCAGGCTGTTGCCGCAGCGGTCACCTTGGGCGCAGACGCGGCAGATGCCGTTGCCGCAGCGTCCACAGTCCAAGAAGTTGCCGGGCGCTACAGCACCGTCCAGGTCGGAGCCCACTCCGTCCACATGCTGCTGGCAAAGAATCCTGCCGGCTGGCAGGAAGCCCTGTCCATGATCGATCCGAGCGTCGACGGCCTCGTTATCGCTGTCAACGGGCAGGTCCCGGACGGCGAAGACCTCTCATGGCTGTGGGACGTGAAATTCGAGCACTTCGAAGGCGTCAAAGTGATCGCTGCCGGCGAGCGCGGAACCGACCTGGCCGTCCGCCTCACCTACGCCGGTGTCGAGCACACGCTTGATCCGGACCCCTTGCGCGCCATCGCTTCCTGCCCGCCCGGACGCGTGGAAGTGCTCGCCAACTACACGGCATTTCGCGACTTGAACACTGCTATCGCCAAGGAGACCCGCGATGTCTGA
- a CDS encoding EamA family transporter, translated as MTPRDRLLGLTVIVLWGLNFLAIRVGLDHFPPFFFAALRFLLIAIPVVIFVPRPQVPMRWLLLYGFGFGFGQFAFLFWAMHTGMPTGLASLVLQSSAPFTVLLGAVLLREKLSVWQVSGIGVAVAGMALIGWDRSHHAALLPVILTLLAGLSWAFGNLGSRLAAANTVGDPQPMRLMLWMCVIPPLPMLALSAAVEGPTAGWRALSTALSIDGLPSLIGLAYIVLLGTIVGTGIWTTLMSRYPAGKVAPLSLLVPIVGIGASWLFLHETPSPLSLVGAVIVIAGAIATQRRPAPAATVPSSTTPLEPPARLGV; from the coding sequence ATGACTCCCCGCGACCGGCTGCTCGGATTGACCGTCATCGTCTTGTGGGGACTCAATTTCCTGGCGATTCGCGTAGGCCTCGACCATTTTCCGCCGTTCTTCTTTGCCGCACTGCGCTTTCTGCTCATCGCGATTCCGGTGGTGATTTTCGTGCCCCGGCCGCAGGTTCCGATGCGATGGTTGCTGCTCTACGGTTTCGGTTTCGGCTTCGGCCAATTCGCGTTTCTGTTCTGGGCGATGCACACCGGAATGCCGACCGGGTTGGCGTCGCTGGTGCTGCAGTCATCTGCACCGTTCACGGTTCTGTTGGGCGCCGTCCTGCTTCGAGAAAAACTCAGCGTGTGGCAGGTTTCCGGGATCGGCGTCGCGGTGGCCGGCATGGCGCTGATCGGCTGGGATCGCTCGCATCATGCGGCATTGCTGCCCGTGATCCTGACACTTCTGGCGGGCTTGTCCTGGGCATTCGGCAACCTCGGTAGCCGTCTTGCCGCCGCGAATACCGTCGGCGATCCGCAGCCGATGCGCCTGATGTTGTGGATGTGCGTCATTCCCCCGCTGCCGATGCTGGCGTTGTCGGCGGCGGTCGAAGGCCCCACCGCGGGCTGGCGTGCACTCTCGACGGCATTGAGCATCGACGGCCTGCCGTCACTGATCGGCCTCGCTTACATCGTTCTGCTGGGCACCATCGTCGGAACGGGCATCTGGACCACACTGATGAGTCGCTACCCCGCCGGCAAAGTGGCTCCCCTCTCCCTCCTGGTCCCGATTGTCGGAATCGGCGCGTCCTGGCTGTTCCTGCATGAGACACCCAGCCCGTTGTCACTGGTGGGAGCCGTTATCGTCATCGCGGGGGCGATCGCCACCCAGAGGCGCCCAGCACCGGCGGCGACTGTTCCCTCGAGCACAACTCCACTCGAACCACCTGCGCGACTCGGCGTCTGA
- a CDS encoding LysR family transcriptional regulator: MDATRLRVLRELADRGTVAAAAAALSMTPSAVSQQLKILAREAGVPLLEPDGRKLRLTDAGRALVRRADDVVAALERADAEMALYRGSPRGKVRVAFFPSGAALLLPGVLTALQGSGVDIDACDVDQPASAVPGLLADHDVILTHRDERAVGTSFPRVTVQTLMREPIDLVLRPDHPLAKQDSVRLEQLADENWISVRGGFPVDDVLLSVAAVTGVQPRVGHRINDFRVIEELVAAGHGVALMPRHAVTHSGVSRKPLAGVRAARIYELATRLQAERSPAIGLVLDAFRDVVRAVAE; the protein is encoded by the coding sequence ATGGATGCGACCCGGTTGAGAGTTCTTCGAGAACTGGCCGACAGGGGAACCGTCGCAGCTGCCGCAGCAGCACTTTCGATGACGCCGTCCGCGGTCTCACAGCAGCTCAAGATCCTCGCCCGTGAGGCCGGCGTGCCCCTCCTGGAGCCTGACGGCCGCAAGCTTCGACTCACCGACGCGGGTCGCGCATTGGTCCGGCGGGCGGACGACGTCGTGGCCGCTCTCGAGCGTGCCGACGCGGAGATGGCGTTGTATCGGGGTTCGCCCCGGGGCAAAGTGCGCGTCGCGTTCTTCCCGTCAGGCGCCGCGCTACTACTGCCCGGGGTACTGACGGCGCTGCAAGGGTCGGGCGTGGACATCGATGCCTGCGACGTCGATCAACCGGCGTCGGCGGTCCCGGGATTGTTGGCTGATCACGATGTGATTCTCACGCACCGCGACGAGCGCGCCGTCGGAACATCATTTCCGCGCGTCACCGTGCAGACTCTGATGCGCGAACCGATCGACTTGGTGTTGCGGCCGGATCATCCCTTGGCCAAGCAAGATTCGGTTCGGTTGGAACAATTAGCCGACGAGAATTGGATTAGCGTGCGTGGCGGGTTTCCGGTCGACGACGTACTGCTTTCGGTTGCGGCTGTTACCGGGGTGCAACCGCGAGTCGGGCATCGGATAAACGATTTCCGTGTCATCGAGGAGTTGGTGGCGGCCGGGCACGGAGTGGCATTGATGCCCCGGCATGCGGTCACTCATTCCGGGGTATCGAGGAAACCGTTGGCCGGTGTGCGGGCGGCCCGTATCTATGAATTGGCAACGCGATTACAGGCTGAGCGAAGTCCGGCGATCGGACTGGTGCTCGACGCTTTCCGCGATGTCGTGAGAGCAGTCGCAGAATGA
- a CDS encoding SHOCT domain-containing protein — translation MDSFWDFLWLIVITFAFVAYLILLFSIITDLFRDHKTSGWKKAIWIFFLFVIPWLTALVYLIVKSDGMAQRSMEAAKHVQQAQESYIREVAGKSPAESIADAKALLDAGTITQDEFAALKAKALA, via the coding sequence ATGGATTCCTTCTGGGATTTCCTCTGGCTGATCGTCATCACGTTCGCGTTCGTCGCGTACCTGATTCTGCTGTTCTCGATCATTACGGACCTGTTCCGCGATCACAAGACTTCCGGATGGAAGAAAGCGATCTGGATTTTCTTCCTCTTCGTCATCCCGTGGCTCACCGCGCTGGTGTACCTCATCGTGAAGAGTGACGGAATGGCGCAGCGCTCCATGGAAGCTGCCAAGCATGTTCAGCAGGCACAGGAGAGCTACATTCGCGAGGTTGCCGGTAAGTCTCCGGCCGAATCAATTGCTGATGCCAAGGCACTTCTCGACGCCGGCACCATCACGCAAGATGAATTCGCAGCGCTGAAGGCTAAGGCCCTCGCCTGA
- the leuA gene encoding 2-isopropylmalate synthase — protein MSPADAFTTGSRTITPPTKPAPADQPAWNTQKNSSMPTFRYRSFSEEVETVSLPDRTWPDKIIDRAPQWCAVDLRDGNQALIDPMSPARKRRMFDLLVRMGYKEIEVGFPSASQTDFDFVREIIEDGAIPSDVTIQVLTQSRPELIKRTFEACEGAENAIVHFYNSTSILQRRVVFRADKTTIKKIATDAAELVLAESKKYPDTNWRWEYSPESYTGTELEYAKEVCDAVTETLGATPDNRVILNLPATVEMATPNVYADSIEWMHRNLARRDSVILSLHPHNDRGTGVAAAELGYQAGADRIEGCLFGNGERTGNVCLVTLGLNMFTRGVDPQIDFSNIDEIRRTVEYCNQLPVHERHPYGGDLVYTAFSGSHQDAINKGLDAMKVDADSQNADIDDILWQVPYLPIDPKDVGRSYEAVIRVNSQSGKGGVAYIMKADHGLVLPRRLQVEFSQSVQKITDGEGGEVSPKEMWDVFHEEYLAPVMPLERMKQKVTASEEDGGTDSITAIVKVNGKEQEISGTGNGPLAAFVDALGSINFDVRVLDYSEHAMSAGDDAQAAAYVECAVTGPDGQSTVVWGVGIATSITTASLRAVVSAVNRAS, from the coding sequence ATGTCCCCCGCTGACGCATTCACCACCGGCTCTCGCACCATCACCCCTCCCACGAAGCCGGCGCCCGCCGACCAGCCTGCGTGGAACACGCAGAAGAACTCGTCGATGCCGACGTTCCGCTACCGCTCCTTCTCCGAAGAAGTAGAGACGGTCTCGCTGCCTGACCGCACGTGGCCCGACAAGATCATCGATCGTGCACCGCAGTGGTGTGCCGTGGACCTGCGTGACGGCAACCAGGCCCTGATCGATCCGATGAGCCCGGCGCGTAAGCGTCGCATGTTCGACCTGCTGGTCCGCATGGGCTACAAGGAGATCGAGGTCGGTTTCCCGTCCGCAAGCCAGACGGACTTCGACTTCGTCCGCGAGATTATCGAAGACGGAGCAATCCCGTCCGACGTCACGATTCAGGTGCTGACGCAGTCGCGTCCCGAGCTGATCAAGCGCACGTTCGAGGCGTGTGAAGGTGCCGAGAACGCGATCGTGCACTTCTACAACTCCACCTCGATCCTGCAGCGCCGCGTCGTCTTCCGCGCCGACAAGACCACGATCAAGAAGATCGCCACCGACGCCGCCGAGCTGGTACTCGCCGAGTCGAAGAAGTACCCGGACACCAACTGGCGCTGGGAGTACTCCCCCGAGTCCTACACCGGCACCGAGCTCGAGTACGCCAAGGAAGTATGCGACGCCGTCACCGAAACCTTGGGTGCGACGCCGGACAACCGGGTCATCCTGAACCTGCCGGCAACCGTCGAGATGGCCACCCCCAACGTGTACGCCGACTCCATCGAGTGGATGCACCGCAACCTGGCCCGTCGCGACTCCGTCATCCTGTCGCTGCACCCGCACAACGACCGCGGAACAGGCGTCGCTGCAGCCGAACTGGGCTACCAGGCCGGCGCCGACCGCATCGAAGGCTGCCTGTTCGGCAACGGTGAGCGCACCGGAAACGTCTGCCTGGTCACCTTGGGCCTGAACATGTTCACGCGCGGCGTCGACCCACAGATCGACTTCTCCAACATCGACGAAATCCGTCGCACGGTCGAGTACTGCAACCAGCTGCCCGTCCACGAGCGTCACCCGTATGGCGGCGACCTGGTCTACACCGCGTTCTCCGGCAGCCACCAGGACGCCATCAACAAGGGCCTCGACGCCATGAAGGTCGACGCCGACAGTCAGAACGCCGACATCGACGACATCCTGTGGCAGGTTCCGTACCTGCCCATCGATCCCAAGGACGTCGGCCGCAGCTACGAGGCCGTCATCCGCGTCAACTCGCAGTCCGGCAAGGGTGGCGTCGCGTACATCATGAAGGCCGATCACGGTCTGGTGCTGCCGCGTCGTCTGCAGGTCGAGTTCTCACAGTCGGTCCAGAAGATCACCGACGGTGAGGGCGGCGAGGTCTCGCCGAAGGAAATGTGGGACGTCTTCCACGAGGAGTACCTGGCTCCCGTCATGCCGCTCGAGCGCATGAAGCAGAAGGTCACCGCTTCCGAAGAGGACGGCGGCACCGACTCCATCACCGCAATCGTGAAGGTGAACGGCAAGGAGCAGGAGATCTCGGGCACCGGCAACGGTCCGCTCGCAGCCTTTGTCGACGCTTTGGGCAGCATCAACTTCGATGTTCGGGTTCTCGACTACTCCGAGCACGCCATGTCCGCTGGTGACGACGCGCAGGCTGCGGCCTACGTCGAGTGCGCCGTGACCGGTCCGGACGGTCAGAGCACCGTCGTCTGGGGCGTCGGAATTGCTACCTCGATCACGACCGCGTCACTGCGCGCCGTGGTGTCGGCGGTAAACCGCGCGAGCTAA